A genomic segment from Ramlibacter agri encodes:
- the argS gene encoding arginine--tRNA ligase, which yields MLRVKQELLGALAAGLEQLQPGTADKAVFEMPKVAAHGDFAVTAAMQLAKPLKKNPRQLAEALRDALLATPAFGQWVEAVEIAGPGFLNVRLKPEAKQQVVHEVLEEAGAFGRQPGRGQKMMVEFVSANPTGPLHVGHGRQGALGDAICNLYDSQGWDVTREFYYNDAGVQIATLANSVQLRARGLKPGDAGWPEAAYNGDYIQDIADDFLAKKTVKADDREFTASGNADDLDGIRQFAVAYLRHEQDLDLQAFAVRFDNYYLESSLYTSGKVDAVVKRLQDNGKTYEQDGALWLKSTEYGDDKDRVMRKGDGTYTYFVPDVAYHIAKWERGYAKAVNIQGTDHHGTIARVRAGLQAAEVGIPQGFPDYVLHTMVRVMRGGQEVKISKRAGSYVTLRDLIEWTSKDAVRFFLLSRKPDTEYVFDVDLALAQNNDNPVYYVQYAHARICSVLAAWGGDVASLKSAPLSSLVHPAALNLMLQVAKYPEMLTAAAVDFAPHDVTFYLRELAAAYHSYYDSERILVDDDNLKRDRLALVAAVAQVLHNGLAVLGVSAPRKM from the coding sequence ATGCTCCGCGTGAAACAAGAACTGCTCGGCGCCCTCGCCGCCGGGCTGGAACAGCTGCAACCCGGCACGGCCGACAAGGCCGTGTTCGAGATGCCCAAGGTTGCCGCCCATGGCGATTTCGCCGTCACGGCCGCCATGCAGCTGGCCAAGCCGCTGAAGAAGAACCCGCGCCAGCTGGCAGAAGCCCTGCGCGATGCCTTGCTGGCCACCCCCGCTTTCGGCCAGTGGGTCGAAGCGGTGGAGATCGCCGGTCCCGGCTTCCTGAACGTCCGCCTCAAGCCCGAAGCCAAGCAGCAGGTCGTGCACGAGGTGCTGGAAGAGGCCGGCGCCTTCGGCCGCCAGCCAGGCAGGGGCCAGAAGATGATGGTGGAGTTCGTCTCCGCCAATCCCACCGGCCCGCTGCACGTGGGCCACGGCCGCCAGGGCGCGCTGGGCGACGCGATCTGCAACCTGTACGACTCCCAGGGCTGGGACGTCACCCGCGAGTTCTACTACAACGACGCCGGCGTGCAGATCGCCACGCTGGCCAACAGCGTGCAGCTGCGCGCCCGCGGCCTGAAGCCGGGCGACGCCGGCTGGCCCGAAGCCGCCTACAACGGCGACTACATCCAGGACATCGCCGACGACTTCCTGGCCAAGAAGACGGTGAAGGCCGACGACCGCGAGTTCACGGCCAGCGGCAACGCCGACGACCTCGATGGCATCCGCCAGTTCGCCGTCGCCTACCTGCGCCACGAGCAGGACCTGGACCTGCAGGCCTTCGCGGTGCGCTTCGACAACTACTACCTCGAGTCCAGCCTCTACACGAGCGGCAAGGTCGACGCCGTGGTGAAGCGCCTGCAGGACAACGGCAAGACCTACGAGCAGGACGGCGCGCTGTGGCTGAAGTCCACCGAGTACGGGGACGACAAGGACCGCGTGATGCGCAAGGGCGACGGCACCTACACGTACTTCGTGCCGGACGTCGCGTACCACATCGCCAAGTGGGAGCGCGGCTACGCCAAGGCCGTCAACATCCAGGGCACCGACCACCACGGCACCATCGCCCGCGTGCGCGCCGGCCTGCAGGCGGCCGAAGTCGGCATCCCGCAAGGCTTCCCGGACTACGTGCTGCACACCATGGTGCGCGTCATGCGCGGCGGCCAGGAGGTGAAGATCTCCAAGCGCGCCGGCAGCTACGTCACCCTGCGCGACCTGATCGAGTGGACCAGCAAGGACGCGGTGCGCTTCTTCCTGCTTTCGCGCAAGCCGGACACCGAGTACGTGTTCGACGTCGACCTGGCGTTGGCGCAGAACAACGACAACCCGGTGTACTACGTGCAGTACGCGCACGCCCGCATCTGCTCGGTGCTGGCCGCCTGGGGCGGCGATGTGGCCTCGCTGAAGTCGGCGCCGCTGTCGTCCCTGGTCCACCCCGCTGCGTTGAACCTCATGCTGCAGGTGGCGAAATACCCGGAAATGCTGACGGCGGCGGCGGTGGATTTCGCGCCGCACGACGTCACCTTCTACCTGCGCGAGCTGGCCGCGGCGTATCACTCGTACTACGACAGCGAGCGCATCCTGGTGGACGACGACAACTTGAAACGTGACCGCCTCGCTCTCGTGGCCGCTGTCGCGCAGGTGTTGCACAATGGCCTGGCAGTGCTGGGCGTGAGCGCCCCGCGAAAAATGTGA
- a CDS encoding phosphate ABC transporter substrate-binding protein, whose product MRPIRFLAVAATAFLMAAQSPAADVYLVANPSLGLGEDDIRDIYLGDKQLANGTRIVPLDNAALQRDFLEKALKMDGAKYSSIWIKKGFRDGLNAPTVKTGDAEVLAAVKSNPGAIGYVSAPPKDLKVIAHY is encoded by the coding sequence ATGAGACCGATCCGCTTCCTGGCCGTCGCCGCGACGGCCTTCCTGATGGCCGCGCAGTCGCCGGCCGCCGACGTCTACCTGGTCGCGAACCCCTCGCTGGGCCTGGGCGAGGACGACATCCGCGACATCTACCTGGGCGACAAGCAGCTGGCCAACGGCACGCGCATCGTGCCGCTGGACAACGCGGCGCTGCAGAGGGACTTCCTGGAAAAGGCCTTGAAGATGGATGGAGCCAAGTACAGCTCCATCTGGATCAAGAAGGGCTTCCGCGACGGCCTGAACGCGCCCACGGTGAAGACGGGCGACGCCGAGGTGCTGGCGGCCGTCAAATCCAATCCCGGCGCCATCGGCTATGTCTCGGCGCCGCCCAAGGACCTGAAAGTCATCGCGCACTACTGA
- a CDS encoding class II aldolase/adducin family protein, which yields MQQQHERVPEFAYPQVREQVSAEEWQARVDLAMAYRLAAYYRWTDQIYNHFTAKIPGTSHFLINPYGVLFEEVTASCLVKIDLDGNTILDPSGLGCNAAGFLIHSCVHRARPELTCVLHTHTASNMAVSAQKRGLLMITQHAMRFHKRIGYHDYEGVALDFSEQDRLVRDLGPHKVMILRNHGALAAGTTIRDAFEQLYYLERACEAQVRAQAGGAELIECDGEVAEKVALALDRPGRTAYDTDWPALRRLMDRIDPSYAQ from the coding sequence ATGCAGCAGCAACACGAGCGTGTCCCCGAGTTCGCCTATCCGCAGGTCCGCGAGCAGGTCAGCGCCGAGGAATGGCAGGCCCGCGTCGATCTCGCGATGGCCTACCGGCTGGCGGCCTACTACCGCTGGACCGACCAGATCTACAACCACTTCACGGCCAAGATCCCGGGCACCAGCCACTTCCTGATCAACCCCTACGGCGTGCTGTTCGAGGAAGTGACGGCTTCCTGCCTGGTGAAGATCGACCTGGACGGCAACACGATCCTCGATCCCTCCGGCCTGGGCTGCAACGCCGCGGGCTTCCTGATCCACAGCTGCGTGCACCGGGCGCGCCCGGAGCTGACCTGCGTGCTGCACACGCACACCGCTTCGAACATGGCCGTGTCGGCGCAGAAGCGGGGGCTGCTGATGATCACGCAGCACGCCATGCGCTTTCACAAGCGCATCGGTTACCACGACTACGAAGGCGTGGCGCTGGACTTCAGCGAGCAGGACCGGCTGGTGCGCGACCTCGGGCCGCACAAGGTGATGATCCTGCGCAACCACGGCGCGCTGGCGGCCGGTACGACGATCCGCGATGCCTTCGAGCAGCTCTATTACCTGGAGCGCGCCTGCGAGGCGCAGGTCCGCGCGCAGGCGGGCGGCGCGGAGCTGATCGAATGCGACGGCGAGGTCGCGGAAAAAGTGGCGCTGGCGCTGGACCGGCCCGGGCGCACGGCCTACGACACCGACTGGCCGGCGCTGCGCCGGCTGATGGACCGCATCGACCCGTCGTACGCGCAATGA
- a CDS encoding SPOR domain-containing protein: MKHTQSGNTFVGIIIGVVLGLAAALAVAVYVTKVPVPFLNKGPSRSAEQDAAESQKNKNWDPNSPLYGKNPAKALPPAPGMPAASAPAAPAATAKAPEAAPAAPAAGKPESPVANNPPSAPAAPAVTGRPPPADPLGDLASAKANAGNANGSDPFLYFVQAGAFRTPEDAEAQRAKLSLMGIEAKVTEREQSGRQVYRVRVGPFNTRDDADRQKEKLDSGGFETALVRVQR, translated from the coding sequence GTGAAACACACACAAAGCGGCAACACCTTCGTCGGCATCATCATCGGCGTGGTGCTGGGCCTCGCGGCCGCCCTGGCGGTGGCGGTGTACGTCACCAAGGTTCCTGTCCCCTTCCTGAACAAGGGTCCCAGCCGCTCCGCGGAGCAGGACGCGGCGGAGTCCCAGAAGAACAAGAACTGGGACCCCAACTCGCCCCTGTACGGCAAGAACCCGGCCAAGGCGCTGCCGCCCGCGCCGGGCATGCCGGCCGCCTCGGCGCCGGCGGCCCCTGCCGCGACGGCCAAGGCGCCGGAAGCAGCTCCGGCCGCGCCCGCCGCCGGCAAGCCGGAGTCGCCGGTCGCCAACAATCCGCCCTCGGCTCCGGCCGCACCGGCCGTCACGGGCCGTCCGCCGCCGGCCGACCCGCTGGGCGACCTGGCCTCGGCCAAGGCCAATGCCGGCAACGCCAATGGCAGCGATCCCTTCCTGTACTTCGTGCAGGCTGGCGCCTTCCGCACGCCGGAGGACGCCGAAGCGCAGCGCGCCAAGCTGTCCCTCATGGGCATCGAGGCCAAGGTGACCGAGCGCGAGCAGTCCGGCCGCCAGGTCTACCGGGTGCGCGTAGGCCCGTTCAACACCCGGGACGACGCCGACCGCCAGAAGGAAAAGCTGGACTCCGGCGGCTTCGAAACCGCGCTGGTGCGCGTCCAGCGGTAG
- a CDS encoding D-2-hydroxyacid dehydrogenase translates to MSVRRLLVFDENAHFYAQRLQAELGDAYEIAATNDRAKAQRLLPHQQVLVVPDTWLDDGFLAAGAGLAWVHSLRAGVDRLLASRTLPADAIVTSSRGIHGPQMAETALLLMMALARNLPRMLQNQEEARWEPWPQPLLEGKHVVIVGVGSIAQVVAPRCQAFGMRVTGVASTARELPGFDAIRPRAELPQVLATADFVVLLLPLDERSRGLFDADLLAALPPHAILVNLSRGGIVDEQALRAALDAGRLAGAGMDVFATEPLPADSALWRTPNLIVTPHIGGYADTYKDKALALLLENARAFAQGHGQDLRNRMR, encoded by the coding sequence ATGAGCGTGCGCCGCCTGCTGGTCTTCGACGAGAACGCGCACTTCTACGCGCAAAGGCTGCAGGCGGAACTGGGCGACGCCTACGAGATTGCGGCCACCAACGACCGCGCCAAAGCGCAGCGGCTGTTGCCGCACCAGCAGGTGCTGGTCGTGCCGGACACCTGGCTGGACGACGGCTTCCTCGCCGCGGGCGCGGGGCTCGCCTGGGTGCATTCGCTGCGCGCCGGCGTCGACCGCCTGCTCGCCTCGCGCACGCTGCCGGCGGACGCCATCGTCACGTCGTCCCGCGGCATCCATGGCCCGCAGATGGCGGAGACGGCGCTGCTGCTGATGATGGCGCTGGCCCGGAACCTGCCGCGCATGCTGCAGAACCAGGAGGAGGCGCGCTGGGAGCCCTGGCCGCAGCCGCTGCTGGAAGGCAAGCACGTGGTCATCGTCGGCGTCGGCAGCATCGCCCAGGTGGTCGCGCCGCGCTGCCAGGCCTTCGGCATGCGCGTCACGGGCGTGGCCTCCACCGCGCGCGAGCTGCCCGGCTTCGACGCGATCCGGCCGCGGGCTGAGCTGCCGCAGGTGCTGGCCACCGCGGACTTCGTGGTCCTGCTGCTGCCGCTGGACGAGCGTTCGCGTGGCCTGTTCGACGCGGACCTGCTGGCCGCGCTGCCGCCGCACGCCATCCTGGTCAACCTGAGCCGGGGCGGCATCGTCGACGAGCAGGCGCTGCGAGCCGCCCTGGACGCCGGCCGGCTGGCCGGCGCCGGGATGGACGTGTTCGCCACCGAGCCGCTGCCGGCCGACTCCGCGCTGTGGCGCACCCCCAACCTGATCGTCACCCCGCACATCGGCGGCTATGCCGACACGTACAAGGACAAGGCTCTCGCGCTGCTGCTCGAAAACGCCCGGGCGTTCGCGCAGGGACACGGCCAGGACTTGCGCAACCGCATGCGCTGA
- a CDS encoding DUF2214 family protein translates to MILEAILAYVHITAILTLVVFLSSEAALCRAEWMNETVVKRLALIDRIYGIAAGAVLVTGLLRIYLGAKGSGYYWHNWLLHAKLGMFIVVGLVSIVPTIRFIRWRKLLDATGALPSAEEVRATRKLVMVQAHIVPVIPLAAVFLARGFGAH, encoded by the coding sequence ATGATCCTCGAAGCCATCCTCGCCTACGTCCACATCACGGCGATCCTGACCCTGGTCGTGTTCCTCTCCAGCGAGGCGGCCCTGTGCCGCGCGGAATGGATGAACGAGACGGTCGTCAAGCGCCTGGCCCTGATCGACCGCATCTACGGCATTGCGGCCGGCGCGGTGCTGGTGACCGGGCTGCTGCGCATCTACCTGGGGGCGAAGGGCTCCGGCTATTACTGGCACAACTGGCTGCTGCACGCGAAGCTGGGCATGTTCATCGTGGTGGGGCTGGTGTCCATCGTGCCGACGATCCGCTTCATCCGCTGGCGCAAGCTGCTGGACGCCACCGGCGCGCTGCCCTCGGCCGAAGAAGTGCGCGCCACCCGCAAGCTGGTGATGGTGCAGGCGCACATCGTGCCGGTCATTCCGCTGGCCGCGGTGTTCCTGGCGCGCGGATTCGGAGCCCACTAG
- a CDS encoding amidohydrolase family protein, translated as MTVIDVHTHMFTHKWLELLKEKGGTYNIQTRPDGQREIFRGNTPVVLPQKGHFDWKLRIQHMDQAGIDVSVVSLTCPNVYWGGEEVSVQAAREANDNVADAQREYPDRIRWFASLPWEYPQRAVEELERCVAKGAVGVMVLANVAGKSLTDPMFAPIWKAIDKRSLPVLVHPTDPPGVDLMDMTKFDLSWSVGFMFDTTLAITRMIFEGFFDQYPNLKIIASHGGGTLPYLVGRFEKGDEVELPQRRQMKRKPTDYLRHIYYDTITYNLGALQYLVSVVGEEHVMFGTDWPHWVHDTKGAFANTAALPASQTRALRGANALRVFGL; from the coding sequence ATGACCGTGATCGACGTCCACACCCACATGTTCACCCACAAGTGGCTGGAGCTGCTGAAGGAAAAGGGCGGCACCTACAACATCCAGACGCGGCCCGACGGCCAGCGCGAGATCTTTCGCGGCAACACGCCGGTGGTGCTGCCGCAGAAGGGCCACTTCGACTGGAAGCTGCGCATCCAGCACATGGACCAGGCCGGCATCGACGTCTCGGTCGTCTCCCTCACCTGCCCCAACGTCTATTGGGGCGGCGAGGAAGTGAGCGTGCAGGCAGCGCGCGAAGCGAACGACAACGTGGCGGACGCGCAGCGCGAATACCCGGACCGCATCCGCTGGTTCGCCTCGCTGCCCTGGGAGTATCCGCAGCGCGCCGTGGAGGAACTGGAACGCTGCGTGGCCAAGGGCGCGGTGGGCGTGATGGTGCTGGCCAACGTGGCCGGCAAGAGCCTGACCGATCCGATGTTCGCGCCGATCTGGAAGGCGATCGACAAGCGCTCGCTGCCCGTGCTGGTGCACCCCACCGACCCGCCGGGCGTGGACCTGATGGACATGACCAAGTTCGACCTGAGCTGGTCGGTCGGCTTCATGTTCGACACCACGCTGGCGATCACGCGCATGATCTTCGAGGGCTTCTTCGACCAGTACCCGAACCTGAAGATCATCGCCTCGCACGGCGGCGGCACGCTGCCCTACCTGGTGGGCCGGTTCGAGAAGGGCGACGAGGTGGAACTGCCGCAGCGCCGCCAGATGAAGCGCAAGCCCACCGACTACCTGCGCCACATCTACTACGACACCATCACCTACAACCTGGGCGCGCTGCAGTACCTGGTGTCGGTGGTCGGCGAGGAGCACGTGATGTTCGGCACCGACTGGCCGCACTGGGTGCACGACACCAAGGGCGCTTTCGCCAACACGGCGGCACTCCCGGCGTCGCAGACGCGCGCCTTGCGCGGCGCGAACGCGCTGCGCGTGTTCGGTCTTTGA
- a CDS encoding methyl-accepting chemotaxis protein: protein MWSLARLKIKQRMYVQFCVAVTPLVGLLLFQLLSVSDLPERVNRDLGRYRASNQAISSYREFLNGVTDAVDSGKLSQPALKALDAARQEAQAVDEAAPGPQLKATLAQLAKISSALQQRNTLETLLAARADINQADAALKQLAEDSEQHLAGLVREDAQAARQKNRILGTIAALTLVLLGFMVRQMVARITVPVAWAVTTAKRVASGDLSQIVAPGRRYDGIGELQAALREMNDSLIAIVTRVRAGSDLISRASDQIADGNAELSARTAEQASSLEATALAMGELTQTVLANAGNAQRANALAKSASDVAVKGGEVVGQVVQRMNAIDRSSRNIVEIIALIDGIAFQTNILALNAAVEAARAGDQGRGFAVVASEVRSLAQRSASSARQIKALIDDSVQQIRAGSELVGHAGQTMEQILASVRDVTAIMADIAATSQQQNSGIDQVNRAVTALNAVTRRNAALVDDAREAADALREQSARLVEAVGAFAMEQPGAAQAA from the coding sequence ATGTGGTCACTCGCCCGGTTGAAGATCAAGCAGCGGATGTACGTGCAGTTCTGCGTCGCCGTGACGCCGCTGGTAGGCCTGCTGCTGTTCCAGCTGCTGTCGGTGAGCGACCTGCCGGAGCGCGTGAACCGCGACCTGGGCCGCTACCGCGCCAGCAACCAGGCCATCTCCAGCTACCGCGAGTTCCTCAACGGCGTCACCGATGCCGTCGACTCCGGCAAGCTGTCGCAGCCGGCCCTGAAGGCCCTGGACGCCGCGCGGCAGGAAGCCCAGGCCGTCGACGAAGCGGCGCCCGGCCCACAATTGAAAGCGACGCTGGCGCAGCTGGCGAAGATCAGCAGCGCGCTGCAGCAGCGCAACACGCTGGAAACACTGCTGGCCGCGCGCGCCGACATCAACCAGGCCGACGCCGCCCTGAAGCAGCTGGCCGAGGACAGCGAGCAGCACCTGGCGGGCCTGGTGCGCGAGGACGCCCAGGCCGCCCGCCAGAAGAACCGCATCCTCGGCACCATCGCGGCGCTCACGCTGGTGCTGCTGGGTTTCATGGTGCGGCAGATGGTCGCCCGCATCACGGTGCCGGTCGCCTGGGCCGTGACCACCGCCAAGCGCGTGGCCTCGGGCGACCTGTCGCAGATCGTCGCGCCCGGGCGGCGCTACGACGGCATCGGCGAGCTGCAGGCGGCGCTGCGGGAGATGAACGATTCGCTGATCGCCATCGTCACGCGCGTGCGGGCCGGCTCCGACCTGATCTCGCGGGCTTCCGACCAGATCGCCGACGGCAACGCCGAACTGTCGGCGCGCACCGCCGAACAGGCGAGCTCGCTGGAGGCAACGGCGCTGGCCATGGGCGAGCTCACCCAGACCGTGCTGGCCAACGCCGGCAACGCGCAGCGCGCCAACGCGCTGGCGAAGTCGGCTTCCGACGTCGCGGTGAAAGGCGGCGAGGTCGTGGGGCAGGTGGTGCAGCGCATGAACGCCATCGACCGGTCCTCGCGCAACATCGTGGAAATCATCGCCCTCATCGACGGCATTGCCTTCCAGACCAACATCCTGGCCTTGAATGCCGCGGTGGAGGCGGCCCGCGCCGGCGACCAGGGCCGCGGCTTCGCGGTGGTGGCCAGCGAGGTGCGCAGCCTGGCGCAGCGCAGCGCCAGTTCGGCGCGGCAGATCAAGGCCCTGATCGACGACTCGGTGCAGCAGATCCGCGCCGGCAGCGAGCTGGTGGGCCACGCCGGCCAGACCATGGAGCAGATCCTGGCCAGCGTGCGCGACGTCACGGCCATCATGGCGGACATCGCCGCCACCAGCCAGCAGCAGAACAGCGGGATCGACCAGGTGAACCGCGCCGTGACCGCGCTGAACGCCGTCACCCGCCGCAATGCGGCCCTGGTGGACGACGCCCGCGAGGCCGCCGACGCGCTGCGCGAGCAATCGGCGCGGCTGGTGGAGGCGGTGGGCGCTTTTGCGATGGAGCAACCCGGGGCGGCCCAGGCAGCCTAG
- a CDS encoding Bug family tripartite tricarboxylate transporter substrate binding protein, whose product MKRRLLGALALAAALASPLAQAQDKTMRIMVGFAPGGSADVIARLLADKMRASLGQNVIVDNKPGAAGRLVLGDLKRAAPDGQTLVLSPSGALVVAPWLYSNLGYDPSKDFTPISRIVTFDFAITVGPGAPQGDLKTVLAWMKANPDKANYATSGAGTVQHFAGQLLAQATGVPLTHVPYKGGAPAAQDLIGGQVPLMLDTASETIEHHKAGKVRIIAVTGEQRTQALPNVPTLKEQGINMTADAFFGLYGPPGMAPDVVAKIDRAVADALRDPVIQEKIAGFGLVPSHAGPADLAATQAAQLKRWEAPIKASGFKAE is encoded by the coding sequence ATGAAACGCCGACTGCTCGGTGCGCTGGCCCTCGCCGCCGCGCTCGCAAGCCCCCTGGCCCAGGCCCAGGACAAGACCATGCGCATCATGGTCGGCTTCGCCCCCGGGGGCTCGGCGGACGTCATCGCGCGCCTGCTGGCCGACAAGATGCGCGCGTCGCTCGGACAGAACGTGATCGTCGACAACAAGCCGGGCGCCGCCGGCCGCCTGGTGCTGGGCGACCTGAAGCGCGCCGCGCCCGACGGCCAGACGCTGGTGCTGTCCCCCAGCGGCGCGCTGGTGGTCGCGCCCTGGCTCTATTCCAACCTCGGTTACGACCCGAGCAAGGACTTCACCCCCATCTCGCGCATCGTCACCTTCGACTTCGCCATCACCGTGGGCCCGGGCGCGCCGCAGGGCGACCTGAAGACCGTGTTGGCCTGGATGAAGGCCAATCCTGACAAGGCCAACTACGCCACCTCCGGCGCCGGCACCGTGCAGCACTTTGCCGGCCAGCTGTTGGCGCAGGCCACCGGCGTGCCGCTCACGCACGTGCCTTACAAGGGTGGCGCGCCGGCGGCGCAGGACCTGATCGGCGGCCAGGTGCCGCTGATGCTGGACACCGCTTCCGAGACCATCGAGCACCACAAGGCCGGCAAGGTGCGCATCATCGCCGTCACCGGCGAGCAGCGCACGCAGGCGCTGCCGAACGTGCCCACGCTCAAGGAGCAGGGCATCAACATGACGGCCGATGCCTTCTTCGGCCTGTACGGGCCGCCCGGCATGGCCCCCGACGTGGTGGCGAAGATCGACCGCGCCGTCGCCGACGCGCTGAGGGACCCGGTGATCCAGGAGAAGATCGCCGGCTTCGGCCTGGTGCCCTCGCATGCCGGCCCGGCCGACCTGGCCGCCACCCAGGCCGCGCAGCTGAAGCGCTGGGAAGCGCCGATCAAGGCCTCGGGCTTCAAGGCGGAGTAA
- a CDS encoding LysR family transcriptional regulator has product MDKLKQLESFVSVATKGSLTAAARAEGVAPAIMGRRLDALEERLGVKLLVRTTRRITLTHEGSAFLEDCQRLLADINNAEASVSAGGVKASGHLRITAPAGFGRRHVAPLVPRFRELHQDVTISLNLSDRVVDLAGEGFDCAVRVGDFPDSSLVSVRLADNRRLCVATPEYLKRHGTPDHPNDLLKFDCLTLSSDASQTRGWAFLLKEGDKSEVVHFKPGGPLDCSDGQVLHDWCLQGFGIAWRSTWEVEQEIAAGRLAEVLAPFAAPPNGIYAVFPQRKHLPLRVRLWIDFLKHHYAQPQFWRGSPA; this is encoded by the coding sequence ATGGACAAGCTCAAGCAGCTGGAATCCTTTGTCTCGGTCGCCACCAAGGGCAGCCTGACGGCCGCCGCGCGCGCCGAGGGCGTGGCGCCGGCCATCATGGGCCGGCGGCTGGACGCGCTGGAAGAACGGCTGGGCGTGAAGCTGCTGGTGCGCACGACGCGCCGGATCACGCTGACGCACGAGGGCAGCGCCTTCCTGGAAGACTGCCAGCGGCTGCTGGCCGACATCAACAATGCGGAAGCCAGCGTCAGCGCCGGCGGCGTCAAGGCCAGCGGCCACCTGCGCATCACGGCGCCGGCCGGCTTCGGCCGCCGCCATGTGGCGCCGCTGGTGCCGCGCTTTCGCGAACTGCACCAGGACGTGACGATCTCGCTCAACCTGAGCGACCGCGTGGTCGACCTGGCGGGCGAGGGCTTCGACTGCGCGGTGCGCGTGGGCGACTTCCCGGATTCCTCGCTGGTCAGCGTGCGGCTGGCCGACAACCGCCGCCTGTGCGTCGCCACGCCCGAGTACCTGAAGCGGCACGGCACGCCGGACCATCCGAACGACCTGCTGAAGTTCGATTGCCTCACCTTGTCCAGCGACGCCTCGCAGACGCGCGGCTGGGCTTTCCTGCTGAAGGAAGGCGACAAGTCCGAGGTGGTGCATTTCAAGCCGGGCGGCCCGCTGGACTGCTCGGACGGCCAGGTGCTGCACGACTGGTGCCTGCAGGGCTTCGGCATCGCCTGGCGCAGCACCTGGGAGGTGGAGCAGGAGATCGCCGCCGGCCGGCTGGCCGAAGTGCTGGCGCCCTTTGCCGCCCCGCCCAACGGGATCTACGCCGTCTTCCCGCAGCGCAAGCACCTGCCCCTGCGGGTGCGGCTGTGGATCGACTTCCTCAAGCACCACTACGCCCAGCCGCAGTTCTGGCGCGGCTCACCCGCATGA
- a CDS encoding thiol:disulfide interchange protein DsbA/DsbL has protein sequence MNRRDFSAATAIVTGAAALGLPGLASAQGRRPEDGKEYKTLDKRVPVDAPPPKIEVVDFFWYSCPHCNAFEPQLVEWIKKLPADVVVRRVPVAFRDDFVPQQRLFYTLEAMGKLPELHQKVFDTVHKDHKPTDREESILQFAQANGLDVAKFKELYNSFTVSAKARRATQTMNAYQVEGVPALGIAGRWYTDGTLAGGMPRALQVADYLIAQARKAA, from the coding sequence ATGAATCGTCGCGATTTCTCGGCCGCAACGGCCATCGTCACCGGCGCCGCGGCGCTGGGGCTGCCGGGCCTGGCTTCGGCGCAGGGCCGCCGCCCGGAAGACGGCAAGGAATACAAGACGCTGGACAAGCGGGTGCCGGTCGATGCGCCGCCGCCCAAGATCGAGGTCGTCGACTTCTTCTGGTACAGCTGCCCCCACTGCAACGCCTTCGAGCCGCAGCTGGTGGAGTGGATCAAGAAGCTGCCGGCGGACGTCGTGGTCCGGCGCGTGCCGGTCGCCTTCCGCGACGATTTCGTGCCGCAGCAGCGCCTGTTCTACACGCTGGAAGCCATGGGCAAGCTGCCCGAGCTGCACCAGAAGGTGTTCGACACCGTCCACAAGGACCACAAGCCGACGGACCGCGAGGAATCGATCCTGCAGTTCGCCCAGGCCAACGGCCTGGACGTGGCCAAGTTCAAGGAGCTGTACAACTCCTTCACGGTCTCGGCGAAGGCGCGCCGCGCCACCCAGACCATGAACGCCTACCAGGTCGAAGGCGTGCCGGCGCTGGGCATCGCCGGCCGCTGGTACACCGACGGCACCCTGGCCGGCGGCATGCCGCGCGCCCTGCAGGTCGCCGACTACCTGATCGCCCAGGCCCGCAAGGCGGCATAA